CCGTTACTAGTCACAGCTCACTAAGATTTTTTCAATGAAGGCTACAATTTAAAATCACTCTGAATGTTATGTAGTGTGCCAGAGGTTTCAGAGAAGGAAAAAGGCCACCTACTTAAACCATGAGATAAATTGTGGTAAAAAGACTCACTGATTGTAAAACTATCTGGAACAAAATCCTCCAGCCAAAGGGGGCCCCCAGTAGCGAACTTGTGAGCCACTGACATCGATTACACactttcattctaaaatttcaaaGAATTCATATGATCAAAGAAATGTGCTTACTGTGACTTTCCTCCAGTATTACAACATCAGATCAAATCCGCTTTTGCAAATTTTTCATCCTGAAGCACAGGAGTAAACTGTGCTCATAAACGTTGTCCTCACAAGCAAGCTATTGAGTAAAACTTGGTGGAAGAAAAAAGTAATGAAGAACTATTGTTTAAAATGAGAAGTTAGGCACATGATTATTTAATGAAACCCGTAAAAGCAGAATTAGAGCAAGAAAGCAAATTTTGTGTACTTTGTGCTTCTTTGTACTTTTATGTATAGCCTTGGTAATGTAAAGTGtttcaaaaaaatttaatttttatttattgcctCATCTTTAGACTTGTGAAGGTATGCAAAAGTGGCCAAAAGGCACATTGCCATAGTAGACGTATTAAAAGATGCACTTTACAAATGTGTAACagcaaagaaatgaagaaaattaataaaatgtgtacattgtttaacttcatttcagaattaatgtattttttagtgTGTTTATGTTATGCCAACTCAGAAGCAAAGTCTGATAGTTTAAAGTTAGTAGAACAGTGAAATGCATGTGGTAGTTGTGTTACAGCTATAAAGATAACGAAGGTAACACAAAAAAGGCAGTGTTCAAAGCCACTGCACCATTactgtcttgtgttttaatgcaGTTTATGccacaaaatcataaaaaaactaCAGTAATATCAAAGACTACAGAACTGCTCTTCTGTGCCACACTTGTTCAGACTTTCTAAATGCTAGGACAGGGCTATGTCAAATCTACTGAGTGACCAGAATGTCTTACAACATGGCAAATGGTGTTTATTTGCCCAAAGATTCAAGATGGAAGGTGACCAGAACACCATGGCCTTTTATTGTATTACCAGTTCACATGTTGGAAAGGTATCAGATCAGATATCAGATCCAGTGGAAGATGTACTGCCAAACCTAACTGGAGGAGGTAAAGGTGCTTCAAAACATCTTCATATAAATCTAGACCCACAATAAGTCATAAATAGAAAGACACATTGAGTGTTACTGAGTTAGAGAAGTTATATTCATCACTGTACAAACCATGACTAATTTGGATACCCAACAATGTTAAAAGTTGCACCCTTAAGAGAGTGAAACTCTTTATAAATGGGGATACCTCAAGTGGAGGGGTGTCACATCTACTGTATCTCAGTTGTTTTCACAGTGCTCAACTGAAGATTGTACATTGCACATCAACTAGCCAGGCAGTTGGCCAAAAACCAATGCAGTAAATGTCCTTAGCTTTCCAAGAAATTCCTGAATGTTTACAgtagaataaaagtaaatcaACAATCATCAAAGCCAGGAGGAAGTGTGGGGGCATAGGCAGGACAGACCTGTGTCCAATAAGTTAGACTATAAACCACAAGTCTTCTGGTTCCCCCACCTCCACCACTGACTCACAGTATGATTAGCTAATACCCCGTTGTAGCAATTTGGAAACGGTTTCATTGCAGTTAGTGGTATGCATTGATTTGGATAAAAACACcaactaaaataaatgaaatttgcaAAGTTTATAGGTTCAATCAGTTGACAGACCCCAGAACCTGAAGAAGCCCTCTAAGAATTTCATGATGGAGCATGGCCATTACAGAGGTTTCCAAATGTCTCAGAACAAGTCTATTTTATGTAATGTGTGGAGAAGTTAGAAAAATACTAAAGTGTACTCAAGTGTACTCATTGCTTGCTTTCTTTTAACAGCTTCAGAATGGTGACTGGTACAACTGAAGATGTCAAGCTCACACCAAATATTACGAATTACTCATTTAACGGAACTGTTGCCAACTTCAGTGATTGTTCCACTTCTTCAGTGGTGTGGGAGTGGATCTACACTGTCCAGCCTGCTTATTTGGCGTTGATATTCATTCTGGGTATTATAGGAAACACCATGGTATTGTATGTGTTTTGTTTGCACAAGAAACGCTGCACTGTACCTGATATTTATCTTGGGAATCTGGCAGCAGCGGACTTAATAATGATATTGTGTTTGCCATTCTGGTTTGTGACAGTCATCAACAGGTTGAACTGGGTTTTTGGAGCATTTCTTTGCCGAATGGTCAATGTGGTCATTGTCATGAATCTGCACTGCAGCATCCTGTTTCTGATGCTAGTTAGCATGGACCGGTACCAAGCATTAGTGAACTCCTTGTCATCACGAAAAATGCGACAAACCTCCAGTGCCAAGATCATATGTTTTGGCATCTGGATTTGTGGCCTTCTCTTAAGCTTGCCTGTAATGCTCTTTCGCACTGTCAAGTACATAAAAGAAATGAATGCTAATATCTGCTATCTTCATTTTCCCTCTGAAGAATGGAAAGTCATCCACAATTTGATATTTAGCCTAACTTGCTTTCTCCTGCCTGCTCTGGTAATCACATTTTGCACTTATCATATGATAAAAGCTCTAAGACATAATGACATGAAAAGGCTGAGTGTGGAGAGATCAGAGAAGGCCGCTGTTTTGGTCTTGATTGTGCTCCTGGCCTTCTTCTGCTGCTGGGTGCCATATCACATATTTAAACTACTCGACACCCTTCATTTTTACAATCTGCTGCCTGGGTGCCTTTGGGAGGATGTCCTTGACCTTGGCATTCAGATTTCTGCATATCTGGCCTACACCAACTGCTGCCTCAATCCAATCTTGTATGTCATTGTGGGGAAGCACTTTAGGAGGAAAGCCAAAGATACTTTTTGGCAAATAATCAAACACAGGAGCAGCCATTCCAAGGATTGTACACTCCACTGAAAACCAGTAACACCAATGTGACAAAGCACTGTCATTTATGCACTACTAACTGGGAGATACTTGAAGTAATAGCTGCTAATGAGAATTATCTCAACTGTTAGATCTGACAGAAGACCTTCATTTGAAAAAACAGGTAATACTAGATGATTAGCGGAACATATTTAATGTTAGAGAAGCATTGAATTTTTAAGGTACTTTACTCTACAGTCATATGAGCTATGACCTCCCAGTTCCAGTGCTTACCACCCAGTATATTTCTTACCATGTAGCAAATTAGCTAATAATCACTAATTGACATGTCAAATTAGCAAGTAATCTGTTAATTAAACTGTTTTAGTGTTCAGAACGGTTAAGCCTGtggaccaaggttattatagttaacgaaaactaaaatcaaaactgaaataaaataattaacaaaaccgaaatgaaaaactaaaactatacAAAACTATTAAAGAGCTGGAAatacaaactgaaataaaataataatttactaaaattagttttagttttcatttttgaatgaatattcttgctgttaatctttaacccttgtaatttttaactctaaaacagaaagtaatctACCACAAGCCACCTGCATATATTCATTCATTGAAGGAGggtgggtgttcacacagcatttgcggtgacagatcAAGCTGAATACGGGCATGTAAAAGCATGTGAAACAGAAAGTGATTTACAGCGcagcctttctttgcacttgttgtatatcaagatgtaattcaaatgcctcaaatcggaatgtgctggtcaacaaaatctttactgtatggacagaaAACTCATAAGTgggtaacgtttcagtttatttctcaggtgcctgctttttgttgacaatcATTTACCTGCTACTTCACACAggaaaaatcctttttaaaaataaaatggcactgattgaGAGTTAGTCAGGTCAatatacaagatcagcatattgttgttgACCAAtcagttttgcttttaaaaagttgtttaacaatgaagtgatacaaaccttgtaaagtTCCTGAGTTGGCAGTGTCACTCCTGAGCTACGTGTAagtaggtgaagagagtctgccaactggaggaaaattaaacatactgtgtttttggatttattctgtatttatttatttaagtttatatTCACAGATCacaatacctgatattgtgaaaataatccagtagcagaattatgtttaaaaatatctgtttccccttttttcaatttctctctctctcaaaatagatagttgaaatatcatattctgtttgttcttaacatcagccatatcatacatattgcataccagggatttttcctgccttgcattcaaacctgttggggtaggctccaggtttccagaGATCCTGCTCTTGATAAACaggtttatataatgtatatattgttcctactgtggtgggctggcgccctgcccagggtttgtttcctgccttgcgccctgtgttggctgagattggctccagcagatccccgtgaccctgtagtttggatatagcgggttagataatggatgggggtggcgcagtgggtagcactgctgcctcgcagttatgagacctgggttcacatcccgggtcctccctgcgtggagcttgcatgctctgcccgtgtctgcatgggtttcctctgggtcctccggtttcctcccacagtccaaaaacatgcaggttaggtgcattggcaatcctaaattgtccccagtgtgtgcttggtgtgtgggtgtgtgtgtgtgccttgcggtgggctggcaccgtgcctggtgtttgtttccggccttgccccctgtgttggctgggattggctcctgcagacccccatgaccctgtagttaggatatagcgggttggacaaaaCCCATAACATAGGCcgaaagaaatcaaaaataaaagtgaagacGCCCAAAACGAGAGGCGAAATatgaagtcaaaaaacaaaacaaatgttctAAACTGATCTATGATCTTTTCCCTCTCTAACTTTTTGAGGAGTTTTTTGCGGATGAATCTTAAATAGCCACAAGGTGATTATGTCACACGCCACAGCTACATAACAAGAAATGGTTGCTGGTGCTTTTTTAAGTAATGTGGCCAATTCCGTGTCAGTGATGCGTAAATAaggagaaattaataaaaaagttataataaaataaaaaaattgaaaaggacaATAATAGCCAAGAACCAGAGCACATTCTTAACAAGAACATATGTCCATATTACTGAGACCACAATGACAACAGTCAGGATTAccataaatgtacagtaaatattacTGTAGCTGGCTCCAGGTCAGCTATTGCTCTACATGACTAATGCCGTGGACATGTTAACAGCTCTCATCCTTGGGAGTCTTCCCTCATTACTTCATAGTCTAAATCATTTATGCTGCAGGCTGGTAGTCCACCAAAAAGACTTTGCTGTCAGCCTCTGAATAAATATCTATACTACTGCTGGTTCCTCTGCCAAAGATAGATATTGTCATGAATGTTATCTtgtaaattatgttaacattgtgTAATTTTGGTTTCTTAGTTATTTATTTTgcccaaatacattttattttttcaatggtTGTTCATGGTGTTTTATGGTTGTTGCAGCTCCCACTGTTAACATATGATGTGACACTGACATTGTGCATGACTGCAGTACACTATGATTATCTAAGATGGCAACATTGATTCAAAgtatacctggggcctcatgtataaagccgtgcgtagaactcgcactttaacatggcgtaagcacaaagccgaaaaatccagatgcaggaatctgtgtgtactccaacttccacgtttttccgctacataaatcccggtcagcgtgaaaagtgacgctcgtgcacgcgctttatgtaacgccccaactcctcccagaattacacctctttgaatatgcaaatgaatataaatcgcccttaagctcagccttctgtgaaaagacaatgggaaaagcacgggggaaaatataagaatttcagagaataccaagtggaggcaaaggaaaaacatactatttgttcaaataaaccgtggtataatcaacaaaaggaagttgatcgagtgacatagcgtgttggagaagcttgaaagctcacattcacaaaatcgcatagTGCCGGAAataagaagtcacatatcaaagtcgctgtgaaaagaagagttgtagcccactgtctgagtgtcatatgaaagcttattacggtacagtgaaaaaaaggcacacagtgaggaaaaagcacgaaatgtcagcttcaatctcgacatttccactttaatcacgtagtttattttgtcattaaagtagaacatcataaacttcatcttaaaatcgtttaattaaccagtttctcaaatcacatcgtaattaaagtagcacattaaatgctttgttttgtatttgatcttctatgtgctctatgtgtgtgaatcactacttgcttcttaaaccggctttctcttcctccgactggacacagaatccattacatttgtgatattacagctctctgaataactaaaatactgagatgtatacgtgatatcatttttatgatgataggagttaaagcacgttattaaacatgagtttcacggcgcagtgattgtgtgcgaccttcgatgaaataatttattgcagcagtactcaggggcggctctaggctggtggtggcactgggcagaggaagaatcggtggctccttcgcccgccaatgtcagtaaggtagcttatgcacggtggatggccacgtccgttgcagacactgcatagccgcctcgtgctcatgacacaagcatttaacttttgctgaaatttgttgctgcatttttagctgtgttgttattttctttttctgttttatattcaatatatattggtgtagccacccctgcagtccttgcttttctttctccaagtaaacaattgccacacaatcaactctgtaatagacgttaagccatttgtgagcttagagcgcagattcttcaaaac
The nucleotide sequence above comes from Polypterus senegalus isolate Bchr_013 chromosome 18, ASM1683550v1, whole genome shotgun sequence. Encoded proteins:
- the LOC120518677 gene encoding B2 bradykinin receptor-like, which gives rise to MVTGTTEDVKLTPNITNYSFNGTVANFSDCSTSSVVWEWIYTVQPAYLALIFILGIIGNTMVLYVFCLHKKRCTVPDIYLGNLAAADLIMILCLPFWFVTVINRLNWVFGAFLCRMVNVVIVMNLHCSILFLMLVSMDRYQALVNSLSSRKMRQTSSAKIICFGIWICGLLLSLPVMLFRTVKYIKEMNANICYLHFPSEEWKVIHNLIFSLTCFLLPALVITFCTYHMIKALRHNDMKRLSVERSEKAAVLVLIVLLAFFCCWVPYHIFKLLDTLHFYNLLPGCLWEDVLDLGIQISAYLAYTNCCLNPILYVIVGKHFRRKAKDTFWQIIKHRSSHSKDCTLH